In Xyrauchen texanus isolate HMW12.3.18 chromosome 45, RBS_HiC_50CHRs, whole genome shotgun sequence, a single window of DNA contains:
- the LOC127637713 gene encoding coiled-coil domain-containing protein 136-like isoform X2, whose translation MDCGLRLPPVIEEVLDSADDVCDLKAERPGIGSEMTAKERGSLEENDEREPKEVEVGNGEKGQEDEREKKELKAEEGDSEEPKRTDEEDELEVLRSQMVQLLLELEETREVSQRHEESYNELQGLLEEERLASAHQAESFTRQIQRLQAQLRSVQEELDSLEEEKASEIWEAQEELRVAQEDVQELQQAAEEAAAERENDIALLQEELCRMRAELERLHGTTQEYEMELTTLRAEITMKRQHREEQEKAGGEGGVDHLVEECRSLKDECQTLKNDNNQLSEKLEMLEQQRASFTDYPDITLKSEKNDGENDIENNGEKEVKVEGFISMLDVEQGGKWVDAYTQKNISFEGKPVTPTGRSGGFTEVFSLRDQLKQAEEKASQVQRQCDGLKGELQELQGLYESSQRERAELEAELQQCRSELDRLAGRKAQESDGDWNLAMVVAVAAAAVLLIPSLARALA comes from the exons ATGATGTGTGTGACCTGAAAGCGGAGCGGCCGGGCATAGGCAGCGAGATGACGGCCAAAGAGCGAGGGTCACTGGAGGAGAACGATGAGAGAGAGCCGAAGGAGGTGGAGGTGGGAAATGGAGAGAAGGGACAGGAGGATGAGCGAGAAAAGAAAGAGTTAAAAGCGGAGGAAGGAGACAGCGAGGAACCGAAAAGAACAGATGAAGAAGATGAACTGGAGGTTTTGAGATCGCAGATGGTACAACTGCTTTTGGAACTGGAGGAGACCAGAGAGGTGTCGCAACGACACGAGGAGAGCTACAACGAACTTCAGG GTCTTTTGGAGGAAGAACGGCTGGCGAGTGCTCACCAGGCCGAGAGCTTTACAAGACAGATCCAGAGACTTCAAG CCCAGCTGCGCTCTGTACAGGAGGAGTTGGACAGCCTGGAGGAGGAGAAGGCCAGCGAGATTTGGGAGGCACAGGAGGAGCTGCGTGTGGCACAGGAGGACGTCCAGGAGCTGCAGCAGGCGGCGGAGGAGGCTGCAGCTGAGCGGGAGAACGATATTGCCCTGCTGCAGGAGGAACTGTGCCGTATGCGTGCCGAGTTGGAGCGCCTGCATGGCACCACGCAGGAGTATGAGATGGAGTTGACCACGCTGCGAGCTGAGATCACCATGAAGCGCCAACACAGAGAAGAGCAGGAGAAAGCAGGAGGAGAGG GTGGGGTGGATCATTTGGTGGAGGAGTGTCGTTCTCTGAAGGACGAGTGTCAGACACTGAAAAACGACAACAACCAACTTTCTGAGAAACTGGAGATGTTGGAGCAACAGAGAGCCAG TTTCACTGACTATCCAGATATAACCCTGAAATCAGAGAAGAATGATGGAGAGAATGACATAGAAAACAATGGAGAAAAAGAAGTTAAGGTAGAGGGTTTCATCAGCATGTTGGATGTAGAACAAGGTGGAAAATGGGTGGATGCTTATACCCAGAAGAACATCTCGTTTGAGGGGAAACCTGTCACCCCAACGGGCAGGAGTGGAGGATTCACTGAGGTGTTCTCTCTTAGAGATCAGCTTAAACAGGCTGAGGAGAAAGCATCACAGGTTCAGAGACAG TGTGATGGTCTAAAAGGAGAGCTTCAAGAACTGCAGGGGCTCTACGAGAGCAGCCAGCGAGAGAGGGCGGAGCTGGAGGCGGAGCTACAGCAATGCAGGTCGGAGCTTGATCGGCTGGCTGGGAGGAAGGCTCAG GAGAGTGATGGAGACTGGAACCTGGCGATGGTTGTTGCTGTGGCAGCAGCGGCAGTTTTACTCATTCCCAGTTTGGCCAGAGCTTTGGCCTGA
- the LOC127637713 gene encoding coiled-coil domain-containing protein 136-like isoform X1 — protein MDCGLRLPPVIEEVLDSADDVCDLKAERPGIGSEMTAKERGSLEENDEREPKEVEVGNGEKGQEDEREKKELKAEEGDSEEPKRTDEEDELEVLRSQMVQLLLELEETREVSQRHEESYNELQGLLEEERLASAHQAESFTRQIQRLQAQLRSVQEELDSLEEEKASEIWEAQEELRVAQEDVQELQQAAEEAAAERENDIALLQEELCRMRAELERLHGTTQEYEMELTTLRAEITMKRQHREEQEKAGGEGGVDHLVEECRSLKDECQTLKNDNNQLSEKLEMLEQQRASFTDYPDITLKSEKNDGENDIENNGEKEVKVEGFISMLDVEQGGKWVDAYTQKNISFEGKPVTPTGRSGGFTEVFSLRDQLKQAEEKASQVQRQCDGLKGELQELQGLYESSQRERAELEAELQQCRSELDRLAGRKAQSSTPSSESLILSIPFIGMVVIMGLIWCCWKELMS, from the exons ATGATGTGTGTGACCTGAAAGCGGAGCGGCCGGGCATAGGCAGCGAGATGACGGCCAAAGAGCGAGGGTCACTGGAGGAGAACGATGAGAGAGAGCCGAAGGAGGTGGAGGTGGGAAATGGAGAGAAGGGACAGGAGGATGAGCGAGAAAAGAAAGAGTTAAAAGCGGAGGAAGGAGACAGCGAGGAACCGAAAAGAACAGATGAAGAAGATGAACTGGAGGTTTTGAGATCGCAGATGGTACAACTGCTTTTGGAACTGGAGGAGACCAGAGAGGTGTCGCAACGACACGAGGAGAGCTACAACGAACTTCAGG GTCTTTTGGAGGAAGAACGGCTGGCGAGTGCTCACCAGGCCGAGAGCTTTACAAGACAGATCCAGAGACTTCAAG CCCAGCTGCGCTCTGTACAGGAGGAGTTGGACAGCCTGGAGGAGGAGAAGGCCAGCGAGATTTGGGAGGCACAGGAGGAGCTGCGTGTGGCACAGGAGGACGTCCAGGAGCTGCAGCAGGCGGCGGAGGAGGCTGCAGCTGAGCGGGAGAACGATATTGCCCTGCTGCAGGAGGAACTGTGCCGTATGCGTGCCGAGTTGGAGCGCCTGCATGGCACCACGCAGGAGTATGAGATGGAGTTGACCACGCTGCGAGCTGAGATCACCATGAAGCGCCAACACAGAGAAGAGCAGGAGAAAGCAGGAGGAGAGG GTGGGGTGGATCATTTGGTGGAGGAGTGTCGTTCTCTGAAGGACGAGTGTCAGACACTGAAAAACGACAACAACCAACTTTCTGAGAAACTGGAGATGTTGGAGCAACAGAGAGCCAG TTTCACTGACTATCCAGATATAACCCTGAAATCAGAGAAGAATGATGGAGAGAATGACATAGAAAACAATGGAGAAAAAGAAGTTAAGGTAGAGGGTTTCATCAGCATGTTGGATGTAGAACAAGGTGGAAAATGGGTGGATGCTTATACCCAGAAGAACATCTCGTTTGAGGGGAAACCTGTCACCCCAACGGGCAGGAGTGGAGGATTCACTGAGGTGTTCTCTCTTAGAGATCAGCTTAAACAGGCTGAGGAGAAAGCATCACAGGTTCAGAGACAG TGTGATGGTCTAAAAGGAGAGCTTCAAGAACTGCAGGGGCTCTACGAGAGCAGCCAGCGAGAGAGGGCGGAGCTGGAGGCGGAGCTACAGCAATGCAGGTCGGAGCTTGATCGGCTGGCTGGGAGGAAGGCTCAG AGCTCCACTCCTTCGTCTGAGTCCCTTATTCTCTCCATACCCTTCATAGGAATGGTTGTAATAATGGGCCTGATATGGTGCTGCTGGAAGGAGCTCATGTCCTAA